Below is a window of Uloborus diversus isolate 005 chromosome 3, Udiv.v.3.1, whole genome shotgun sequence DNA.
TTTCCTTCTTCTGactttaatttttaagcaaaggtaatatgtgtgccaccttaacaaaatcatcaagagaaccgacgatcataacttgatgagaattaaccactgattcctcGGAACTTGTATTAATTTTGTCCATACATTGTTTTCGTGCATCCTGAACAGCTAACACAGAACATGTAGCATGTTTACTTTGGTAGTCTCATCTGGACAACAAACTTCTGACTCGGTTGCTGCAAAGTCACTGTCATTAAACACAATTGTACTAACAGGTCAAACACCTATTCTAGAGAATCCTTTCACAAAATATTGGCTACGCTTGCTGTTTGTCCATAAGAGTCGCCTATTAGTTCTCTTATTTTATATTGCGTAACggacttcattttattttctcgcatCCATGTATCACAGGTTCGATTGAAATATGTGGACACAGGCTTGAAAAGAGCCACGTCTAAGGGCTGTAAACGATGCTTAGTGTGTGCTGGAAGAAAAAGCATTATTAAACCGTTATCGTTAACCAAGTTTATGGCATAGCCCCATATCATCATTCCTACAAAACAGCTAAGGATCTTTCCATTATTTTTCTCGCCTTAGAACCACATTTCCTCTTTTAGACATCTTCTAAAACCAATAATGGTAGAAATTAACGCAGCTTGTACTTAATAAAGAATTCAGCTAAAAAAATGGTTAACGAGTAtataaatttcagtcaaattaagaaaaaataaagaaagaaattttatcTAACAATACTGAAATTGAAGCTTTTAGCtaaagagaaaagaagaaaacaaatctatgaggttgaagcttctaagcaacttactcaataaaaTCCAATGTGAATGCTTTAACACTAGAAAggcggaggggcctgtgtggccgctcgcgtagtttgttgtttaataactcggataatatctaacggaacttaatggaattttttgacttttcattatatgacactatttgaatgcttgtttaatcatttaatcctTCACcccatagtactgttaatattgaaccttatacctagaaagacgaggggggccacagtggcccctaagcattttgacaattaaaaaatttatttttttcctttctcctaattgttctagcataaaaaaatgccattcactctagtttaacctgtaacttcctctttatgcagccggttggatatccaaatgctataaacagtaccgactgcttaccatcctaacggtggccattgctcttagaaaggaaaactaattcaaccttttgcccagtatagagagaaaaactaaaaataattaagtactaaatttttatttagtcatgaaagaaggtgtatcaggcatgtggactccctcaggaagaatttttaaaagaattcactccaaaaatgggtaggggccacactggccccttcaatctttctaggtatacagaaaatgtcagtcgttctagtgttaataagccataatttatattttaagtagtcctaaatgcgcatttaaatgacaccactaaattattttctataaaatattaagaaatgtgTTTGATTTTCATCATCTTTAACTGAACTACCTgtccttgtaattaataaaataaccagtcAACAAGTAACGTGAACATGCACAAactttagaaaaattgaaaaactatatttaacaaaactgaaatggaaaatttttGGATAAGCACCTAGTTTTATGGGTGGCAGCTTCTAGAaagtaaacttgaaaaaaaaaagtcaaaagtaaTTTCctgaattaaagttaaaaaattctcaaaataatcctaactacgttattaagttacactaatcacttattttataacgtgataaGTAAAAAGGCTTGCTTAATCACATATTCTTAAATTGGACCATCGCACATAGGAGTATTTGGCCACTAAAACCGgacaaaaaccaaaataataaaaactttttaacaaaaaaattgaaccgccgaaaaaactgaaaagcaaaaaataataaaccattttaattaaaccttaataactaagttcttaaactgatgtaagtatacctaagtatatatttttgtaataatttagagtttttaattaaccttaataactcagttcttaaattaatgtaagtatacctaagtagttttgagtcggtgagaaacaagcaaattaattatttttgtaaagcgtgaggcgcagcggtggcgtatggcggcacgccccttcgccggaaaatgccgagcgttcacgaagttaaacccgaacgtcgtcgactggtctcgaagaagcacgtgtcgagtatttggctgctactgagcttttggctcatatacaacagtcaaaatgtttatatcattgttcatcatactgaagaaggatttctcatcttgttaaaagctcaaataaatggttttgtgggtcatagtattattcagcgtaagtatggcataacaactgtagccgttaattgcatacatgatcctgaagatttttctcactggttgtttgcctctctcgtgcgaggtcccaaaggtttcaaagctccaacgagaggtactttttgttgtaaaAGATCTACTAgcattcatgatttaatgatggcgtgtggagggagcattttttgaaacatttatgtttatcgccggacatttcacattacattgctaattttatttggttatttctttaaatttaggtaatttagggatctttgtttatttattgtttgacaccgactcaaaactacttaggtatacttacattaatttaagaactgagttattaaggttaattaaaaactctaaattattacaaaaatatatacttaggtatacttacatcagtttaagaacttagttattaaggtttaattaaaatggtttattattttttgcttttcagttttttcggcggttcaatttttttgttaaaaagtttttattttataattttttgtggctataagctactaatgtggctataatctgtatgcttatatttttgattacttttaaaatagctacctaccttactttagctattaacatatatatatatatatatatatatatatatatatatatatatatatatatatatatatatatatatatatatatatatatatatatatatatatatatatatatatatatatatatatatatatagatatagatatatataatcgtattttaacattTATCTGTTGtgttatataaataattttaaaaaagtaggctttatatactaacataggtaggcctacaaaaaatgctgctcggatgaggaaaagatgtttagaagaatctattaatgagaaagaaaaaaagttggaagcaaacagaaagagaattacattatcacgttcacaggagagtttaggtcagcgcgaggaaagactgtccagaatgagaagctacaataacgataggttattgcaagaaagtgataagcagcgcgctcgtcgtttagatatgataagagagcgactttcaaatgagagtgaagagcaacgcgctcatcgtttagatctgataagagagcgagtttcaaatgaaattgaggacgaacgtatgctgcgtttggatgctgctcgtaaccgttcagcaatggtggtacttcacgaatcttccgaggagagaactaatcgtctgagcgccatgcgacaagcagctcgcgatcgaagaaaccagtgtaacgcagaaaactttaagaaatcaattaatgtttatgctgacttgtcgtgttcaatatgcaaaaaaatttgtatcctcagcaacgtaggaaattgcaaactaaaaatttaggctcgattttgcctaacgaactggtagctttaggtaatataattacttgttcacgatgctcaaacaatattaaaaaacattaaactccaccccaggcctattggaacaaaatgtcggtagctgcaatacctacagaaattgatgagttatcggaaattgagaaacgttttatttgcagagtagtgccatttcttaaaataataaaagttcaaaatcgtttgagccaagactggtgcaaagggcaggcaatcctttttgctcaggatgtggtcgagctggcggaacaacttccgcttgaacctaatcaaactggattagtgctcgtagtagaaagtcgtgaaaatttagaacattctagttagtttcaaattgatataggtaaacttcaagtggcattgcagtggctcctaaagaataatgcactgtataaagatgttcgtgtgcattttcctactgtgatcgatatttctacgataacacaaattgctgacgaatttgcattttgtcatctattgtacgttagctttgttgtacaaactaacttatttggtttccgctgaaaaaaatatataactccaacattttcttattgttagtactactgaattcaacacacatttcttcaaatatctcgaaaactcatttctgcagatactgccgcttacctgcccacggcagtacacacgagagacatacaggtctgaagctcattcattgtgagcatttttttttttgtaatacccaactcagaatcaaaaaatcttggagtaaacaactaatcaccccctctccccccccccggttagggtaggaatttttccctcaaatttataggggaattacttcaggctataccctttctaataaaaaaagaatattcaaaatcggactattctgtaaaaagttatgtgtggtcatacattaaaaaaaaaaatatatatatatatatacgtgtcgacttgagaacctcctccgttttttcgtcggttaaaaatagtatgtcaccatcactaaacttcgccctattttttcatacaaatcctgaacataaaaaatgtttgacgactggcactgaaaactaaccctaatcacaagtaccagagattgagaggtctacactgtcgtgtgcaggtaaagggctataactgcaattttatctttttttcttttttttttttttttgcattttgtcattattgtttgtacgttagctttgttgtacaaattaacttatttggtttccgctaaaaaaaatataattccaacatttcccagttgatagtactgaatccagcgcacaattcttcaaatatctcgaaaactcatttctgcagatactgtcgtttacctgctcaagagagtacacacgagagacatacaagtctgcatctcattcatcgtgaggttttttttttttttttttgttatacccaattcagcatcaaaacatcttagagtgaactactaatcgcccctgtttccccacccttagggaaggattttttccctcaaatttatataggaacaacttcaggctataccctttccaatgaaaaaaataatattctaaatcggactattctgtaaaaagttatgtgtggtcatatataaaaaaatctgtgagtgaacaacaaatctcccccttttcccacccttagggtaagaattttttctccaaatttatatgagaccaatttcagggtataacctttccaataaaaaaagaattatcaaaatcggactattttgtaaaaagttatgtgtggtcatacattaaaaatctgtgagtgaacaacaaatcaacccccttttcccacccttagggtaggaatttttttttcaaaaattttatgggaccaccttcggggtataccctttccaataaaaaaagaattatcaaaatcagactgttctgtaaaaagttatgcgtggtcatacattaaaaaaaatatatatacgtgtcgaattgagaacctcctccgttttttcgtcggttaaaaaagtttgacgaaaattgttttaaacctaCTTTACTTCAAGTCAGATAACTGTTCTATCAAAGGACAGCAGTAAAAATATCATCTGTTGCATTTCCGTTGGTGTACGCTAGTCGGAACTTAGACATTTTTGGAGCCTCTCGCTTTTGCTTTCGACGCTTTTCATGCTAAGACTCCGTTTTATTGTTACTGTATTTGAATGAGATGAAATTTAGTAAAACAAACTATTGAATATGGAAAAGGAAGGTATGTAGCTCCACCTAAAATCCTGCTTCGTTGCATTATTTCGCCATTTGTCATTTTCTTGCTCTgtaaaattaagtcaaaattgggtgtttatttttcactaaaatttttagatattaaactttttgtttactttccGGGTCGAGTCGGGCTGTACTTTTGTTATGAGCATAAAATATAGACTGTATGCTATGATATTCTGCACAAACATCTTCCGCCTATTTCCGCCATTTTGTTTTCAAGGAGTTTAAAGTTGGTGAGTAAAAATGGCTTAACTATTTCAAGTTCAgagatttttcttatttctttttaaattcttccgAAACTGTCAAGACTTTTACCAGAATATGATATATGATATCATGAAAGAATTCAAAGCCATAATACTGGATAAAAAGTGTACATTGTCGGGAGGAAAACTTGAGGAATTAGGGAAATAGGCAGATCATATTGAGTcgtgttttgaagtatttttaaaccgagttcaactgtaaagAGGCCTCTGATTGCTATATTGATGatcgtttcttgaaaaataaagaaaatggctAAGATATTTCATTACTGGTAGACAAAATCTGCGCAACTGGCAGAAGCCATCAAAGTCCTTTCAAGAACTAAATTGTAAATCTAAAGAACTACAAAATCAGGTACCTGTTGAAGAGATGTCAAGTGTAGTTGGTATAAGCCAGTGCACTATAAAAACAGTGATAAatccaaaatcataaaataattaaattctttaCCAACTGGATCAATCAAACTtcgaaaaaactattatttcctcTATAATAATCTAACTGTTGTTAGGAATAAGATACCTCAAGAGGCTCTCGCAATCTTTGCACGCAGAGACTTCCCTAGAGGGCAGtgtgaagaaattaaaatgacaACAAAAGCAATTACCCCTAGATGTTCAATTGCAGAAAGTGTTTAGAAGGAATGTTGCCCGGATGAGAACCCAGTACGAGTAACAGATACTGTCTCTGAAATTTAACTTCACGTACTGCTTGACCACGATGGGTTACGACTGTATATTTATAATAGTACAGGTGGGGGAGAAACGTCTTCAGAGGGAAAAAAGCAAACTATGGTACTGATATAAAAATAGGTCTATGATGAGTACCAGCAGACacagtataaacaaaaattttaaaacattaccgaAAACGATGCAAATATTAAACAGAGCTCACACTACTAGTTGTAATTATTGATGgtgaaagaaacaaaattacaaaatattattccTTCCTCTGTTAGATTTTGTCGACCTATACGAGTTAGGTTGTCATCCTATGCCTAAAAGTACACATAATTTTTTGATGCCAGTTGCTGCAGTTTACACACCTCTCAAGCAATCCAACCAATTGCTCAGTTTTCAGAGAAGGCAGCTGTAACCGGCAATAAGCCAGCGCAGCATCACAGAGtacattttaatacaataaaagcAATCTTCTCAGttcacaaattttaatattattctactagatacaagttctcaaaataagatcgaacacgttttcaacacaaatcacaCCGTAACTCATGCTATGCAGATCGAATGTGAAGAAACTTCATCCTCaaaggtttcagacacaaatTTTTGGATTCCACCAGTAGAGTGTAGCACAGAACTAAACGCTAAATTTTcggcccccccccctccaatttaaGCAGCGgtccaatataggcggtcttcCCCTACTTTTTGCATGGTGATTCTTTTACACGTGAGCAGGCGATTTGTAGGGTAGACTGCTAATTCACAATTGACGTTGAATAGCACAAAACTCACCATTCGACACTGATTTACAGAGGGAAGAATTGGAGATTTCAGTAGTAAATTTTAGCACCTTGTCTACGGAGTCTCACTATAGCACGTGAGTTGCTATAAGCCAGTTCAATGTGCAGCACTCTAATGAGTAGTAGGATTTCATTTTACACTGCAATGCTGCCTACATTACTATGTAATTCCGATCACAGTCAGGTTCTAGTTAAAAAGACCTCCCATCAGTTGAGacttaaacaatttaatttgttaaaatagggAAGAGGAGTTGCTGATAATGATTGTTGGCATTTTGCCAATTTAAGAATTCCtcttttttaaacccaaacaaATTTGAGTTCGTTCAAAGCCAAAGATGTCTTTACCTGAGCCTGACTACTAGAATCCAGTCCTCTCAAGTGTATGTATAAGCTTATGCGACTCACCTTTTTAGATcaatgactcaaaaaaaaaaaatcttttacttacTTGCTTtatgtgatttaaaaaatatgtggggtaaatttcttttcttttttttttggaaatacaaGATACAGAAGATGAGACGAGGGCacttttcagtcaaaaaaaagtgttttggtatttgttttaattgctttagAGTATACGACAATCACTTTCGcaaaactaaattatattttatttcccttttttccgcccaaaatacgtttttaatcagtttttgcAGTGTATGCATGCAACTACATtaacatttatgcaaaaataaagcAAGTAACTACTCATAGCGAAGAAAATTTAGGGAAAATCATCACCATTACGGCTTTTGTAGGAAGTGATttagttcacacacacacacagagacacatcAAAAGacagttcacatcaaaagaactTGCTATTAATGCAAAGCATAGCggattcaaaatgttttcatataAAGCATAAATGATTTAAAACCAAGAAATGAGTACTTCATCATTTCTCTCCTTATATGAATTAAACTCATAAAAGTTGAATCTTTGTCAAGATAAGCTATAATAAAAGTAGAATTAACTACTTAATAGCGTCTTAAATCGTATCATTTTAGTTTCTGGGACAGGTTTTTGACAAAAAGGTGATTATGGTTGAAAGTTTCGCACAATCAACCGGATTTCACCAGTAATTGCTGTCGACTTTCTCAGCTGCCGCATTACTCTTGATTTTATTTGTTGGGTATAGtaaaaagaaatgcttttcttCGGAGTCTTCCTGAAAAATTGCAAGTCCTTTTAGTTTTCGCTATTTATTAAATGAAGTGATAGTTGtgaaaaacttcattgaaatatGATAAAATATCACGTTATGAAAGATTTTATtcttatatatacatatataagtaTAAACAATACTTATTACTTGCCTTACATAAGAGAAAGATTTTTCGAAAGCCAAGTTTTAGATAATTTATTAGTTGATCGTTAAAGTATTATTAGTCCTTTTTAAGGATGACGAAAActttattttcgttttgaaaagcgaacattttgaaacatttttagaaaacgaaattttagataatttattaGTAGTTTCTCGTCCACGTATTGtttgtacattttaaagatacagatgatttattttcgagaaaataaaagagtattaattttaaaaagcctAAAACTAACTCATTTAAGAAAATGTGATATTATTCATTCGAGAAAatgtaattacttaaaaaaaataaagagaaagaaaTGATATTCCATAGTTAGAGAAGAAATACTTCATTGACTTAGTAAGTAGTTCATCATAAAAGTAGTTATCTTTCATTTCATCTATTGAGGAATTTTTAACGTTTAAAATGAATAAGTTCTCACCAACAGACAGACTTTAGACCAGTGTCTTTGTCTTCTTCATCTAACTCTTGTGACAGTTTTGCAATTTTTCTGTACTTTTGAGCGCACTTTTTTGAATCcgtggaaatatttttaaagcaaggaGCATGCTTTAAGTAatctgtaatagaaaaataaaaaacttagtatTTTAActcttcttcaaatttttaaaatgttttaatttggttTCCCACAGAATAGcgcatatacatatttttgtaTGGAGATAAAGGAAGAAAACTATAagtagacacacacacacacaccttgcTGCAACTCTCCTTCGATGCACAAATCTTCTATGACTTGTCGGGATTCTGAAACTACTGAATCGTATACTCTTTGTTGGGCTGTGTTGAAGCATCGTGAACTATGTTCGTCAATGCACCTCACACCTTGTTGCAactttctgtaaaaataaaaagcacaaaCGGCTTGTAATTGCCacgttttaaactaaaatattcagGTTAAGGAAATGTAATGTCGTAAATAATCACCACACTGAAATTGGAAGAATGTATTGTGAGtcataaaatttcaataaaattgcgCTCACGTATAGAATTTTATTGGAAACTTCTGACGCACAAAGATTTCGGGGTGAAAGAAAATACAGCTCTACAGCTAAGTCTGATGCACGTGTATGTTTATGCAGGTACATTCAGCCttctttcatgcatttatttattgatatttttttacaatgttaggTTCTTGTGTATTCTAACTCAAAAAAACCGTGCttggatttaaaaaacaaacaaacaaatttatCAATGTAAAGGTAGGGCAGCGTATCCTGAAAATATATACAAGACACagctcatttttgaaaaaaaaatgagtgaatgtTTGTAAAACATACTCATGTAAAAAAGATCggtttgaatgattttttctatattttagaGGGGAATACATCCGTCACTCGCCCAACTTGCTTCAAATAGTTATGCTTTTGAATTTTGCACACTCTCTACCCCCCTCAAAAGAGTATTAATGGCTAATATAATACTCTCtttccttcaaataaaaataatagggtctggtgggggaaagtggtcaatggggtaaagtggtcataattcaaataaatggctatagcttggaaattaatgttcgaataactgtgaatattttattttagtgtagtgcatttataaactatattttgaatacaaaattttacaactggcaaaattttatttggtaaaaaaaatattttgtttaaatatgaaaattcttaaaatctaaacaccttttttaacttctttgggaaattttgtttgttagaattatgaacagattgactgcacaggaagctttctacatgtctcaagaattcttactcattagcagttagctgaatctatttgaataatttgttagaacaatttaagtaagatggggtaaagtggtcataatattaggcttaacgaatattgttcttctaaagtcactaaatctttaagtttaaggcagatataaattaaatattaatttcacttaatatgtattgtttttacaataaacagggttaaatatacgagtatatgcgtatgtataagCAAATacacgtgtaggcacgtatatatacgtattcacataaatgcaccaataaacacgtatttgggtatctgcaagtattttttatctatacagatatacattcgactatacacatATATTTCCGCTTATATACTCATATATATgcgaacaattatatactcagggagacacgtatatacgcgtacgtactcgagtagacacttgcatatAAGCAtatgatatatatgtatacagggtgagtctaaactcttggtcaaattattaaaaggtgttaaacgggaggataagaagcaagaatcataagaaacatccagaatcaaactcaaggctgacgcgctacatgcacgcaaagcaagaaactgatggatgcaaaacatgtcacaaatttattacacaaagacaattttacacaacattttaggttttaagaaaattttaaagttattgatgaaatttgcggcagctgtaatacatgcatcgcaatcactctgttgcaattacgagacttttgaaaaactttcatcagtcgctgcaccttcgttgcgatgcgtgtattagaactactacaggccgtaacttttaacaactgctctaaatatgtcttaaaaactaaaatgtcgggtgaaatcatctttgtgtaacaaatttgtgacctgttttgctaacgtcagtttctgaccttttgtgcatgtagcgcgtcagcgaccataagttccttatgattctttgcttcttatcttcccctttcacaccacttagattttgcaaaaaatcttggattcattctgtaagcatacatgtatattagcggatatactcgtggatatacgtggatacatgtactggtgtatacacgtaaatgcacgtatatacgtctaacaggtatagaatcgtgtttacacgtaaacatacgaatatactcgtgctttcatatatatttacgtgaatagacacgtacaaacacgcactggatatatccacgaattaactcgtgtatacccgtataagtatgtatgtacacttttaTATGCGTATATGCGTCGACTGTACGCGTATACGCATATAAAAGTGTACGCATCCGCAAAAAAagtactcaggtatgcacgcatatactcgagatacaagcgcaaaacacgcatatgatgttcttttctacgctttactcgcatatacacgtgatacgtatatactcgtgtagacacgtatacactcctgtaggtaatcacgtatacatgcgtgagtatatacgtgtatacacgtatatacttgagtaggcatgtgcatgcatctgatgtatacatgtatctattcatatatgaacatgtttactcatgtctacacgacacgtatagtagactcgtgtatacccgtatatactcgtacatatacttgtaactgtaaaaataaccgaaatatacaaaaattagggttatttgtaacggttttgcagtttttttaaactatgaccactttaccccatgctatgaccactttttccccatcccatggggtaaagtggtcataaatacaaagggaaatgaaagtgttataaaactacttaaattcaatatttttttcctgaaatgcaatgtaccgtgttctttaataatgcaatgtaaaataacaacaaaaaaagttgaagtgtttaaagaatttattgtttttattatccacctaagttgaaaacctacgattttatgaccactttaccccaccagaccctttgctatgaaactgtcgaaatcTGAAAAAATGGGGAGGGGAACCGTTCCGAAAAAGTGGGAcgtgagggggggggaggtcagtGGTCATAATTGGATTAAGCGGGTATTTCACGTAAAAATCAGCAAGAGTTATGcaaaaagcattttgaaggtatttttttccGCGCTGTGTTATTTACGTGCCCCTGCCGAGCATAATACATACCCgatttttaaacaaagaaataataat
It encodes the following:
- the LOC129218053 gene encoding uncharacterized protein LOC129218053 — encoded protein: MGFAVLFSLTILIIVLIESEACRPNELEPCLEILQSVAQSDDLALATTKHDLQIVCRKLQQGVRCIDEHSSRCFNTAQQRVYDSVVSESRQVIEDLCIEGELQQDYLKHAPCFKNISTDSKKCAQKYRKIAKLSQELDEEDKDTGLKSVCWQAAPDWGRRLCLFLFK